The window CTCGATCAGGGTCAGGGCGCGAGCCAGGGTGGACTTGCCGCAACCCGACTCACCGACCACGGCGAGGGTCTTGCCGGCTTCGAGCTCGAAGGACACGCCATTGAGGGCGCGCACGGTGGCGTGGCCCTTGAACAGGCCACGGGAGACTTCGTAGTGACGGGTGAGGTCGCGGGCGGTAAGAACGACGGCCATTACGCCACCTCCTGGTTCAGCGGGTAGAAGCAACGGGCAAGGCTATTGGCTTTCGGGTCCAGGCTCGGACGCTGCTGGCGGCAGCTTTCCTGCACGTACGGGCAGCGCGGCGACAGCAGGCAGCCCTGCGGCCGGTCATAGCGGCCGGGGACGATGCCGGGCAGGGTCGACAGGCGTGCGGCGCCGAGGCTGTGTTCCGGGATCGCCTTGAGCAGCGCTTCGCTGTAGGGGTGCGCCGGAATGTCGAACAGGCCGGGGATCTGGCCGACTTCCACGGCCTGGCCGGCGTACATCACGCAGACCCGCTGGGCGGTTTCCGCCACGACCGCGAGGTCGTGGGTGATCAGTACCAGGCCCATGTTCTGTTCCTGCTGCAGGTTGATCAGCAGGTCCATGATCTGCGCCTGGATGGTCACGTCCAGGGCGGTGGTCGGTTCGTCGGCGATCAGCAGTTTCGGCTCGCCGGCAATCGCCATGGCAATCGCCACGCGCTGGCTCATGCCACCGGACAGCTGGTGCGGGTAGGCGTCCATGCGGCTCGCGGCGCCCGGGATCTCGACCTTCTCCAGCAGCTCGATAGCACGCTTGCGGGCCTGCTTGCCGGACATTTTCAAGTGCAGGCGCAGCACTTCCTCGATCTGGAAACCCACGGTGTAGCTGGGGTTCAGCGCGGTCATCGGGTCCTGGAACACCATCGCCAGGTCCTTGCCGACGATCTGCCGGCGCTGCCGGGCGTTGAGCGTGAGCATGTCCTTGCCGTCGAAGCGCAGGGCGTCGGCGGTGACGATACCGGGGTGATCGATCAGGCCCATCAGCGCCATCATGGTCACGGATTTGCCCGAACCGGATTCGCCGACGATCGCCAGGACCTCGCCCTTGTTCACGCTCAGGTCGAGGCCATCGACCACCGGCACAGCGTTCTTGTCGCCGAAGCGGACGTTGAGATTCTTGATTTCTAGCAGTGACATGGGAATCTCCTCAGGCGGCATTCTTGAGTTTCGGGTCCAGCGCGTCGCGCAGGCCGTCGCCCATCAGGTTGATTGCCAGCACGCTGAGCAAAATGGTCAGGCCGGGCAGGCTCACCACCCACCAGGCGCGTTCGATGTAGTCGCGGGCCGAGGCCAGCATGGTGCCCCACTCCGGAGTCGGCGGTTGTACGCCGAGGCCGAGGAAGCCCAGGGCGGCCGCGTCGAGGATGGCCGAGGAGAAGCTCAGGGTCGCCTGGACGATCAGGGGCGCCATGCAGTTGGGCAGCACGGTGATGAACATCAGGCGCGGCAGGCCGGCACCGGCCAGGCGTGCGGCGGTCACGTAGTCGCGGTTCAGCTCGCCCATCACCGCGGCGCGGGTCAGGCGTACGTAGGACGGCAGCGAGACGATGGCGATGGCGATCACGGTGTTGATCAGGCCTGGGCCGAGGATGGCGACGATCGCCACGGCCAGCAGCAGCGAGGGCAGGGCGAGCATGATGTCCATCAGGCGCATGATGGTCGGCCCGAGAACGCGCGGGAAGAAACCGGCCAGCAGGCCCATCAGGATCCCGGGGATCAGCGACATCACCACCGAGGACAGGCCGATCAGCAGCGACAGGCGCGAACCCTGGATCAGCCGCGACAGCAGGTCGCGACCGAGTTCGTCGGTGCCCAGCAGGAACTGCGCCTGGCCGCCTTCGAGCCAGGATGGCGGGGTGAGCAGGAAGTCGCGGAACTGCTCGCTCGGGTCATGGGGTGACACCCACGGGGCGAAGATCGCGCAGAAGACCACCAGCAGCATGAACAGCAGGCCGGCGACGGCGCCCTTGTTGCGGGCGAAGGCCTGCCAGAATTCCTTGTAGGGTGATGGGTACAGCAGGCTCTGGTCGACTGCTGCTGAGGAGATTGGAGTACTCATGAATAGGCTCTCAGCGCTGGTGACGGATACGTGGGTTGGCAAAGCCGTAGAGGATGTCCACCACGAAGTTGACCAGGATCACGATGCAGGCGATCAGCAGGATGCCGTTCTGCACCACCGGATAGTCCCGGGCGCCGATGGCTTCGATCAGCCATTTGCCGATACCGGGCCAGGAGAAGATGGTTTCGGTCAGGACCGCGCCGGCCAGCAGCGTGCCGACCTGCAGGCCCATCACGGTCAGTACCGGGATCAGCGCGTTGCGCAGGCCGTGGACGAACACCACGCGGGCCGGCGACATGCCCTTGGCGCGGGCGGTACGGATGTAGTCCTCGCGCAGCACCTCGAGCATCGACGAGCGGGTCATCCGGGCGATCACCGCCAGCGGGATGGTGCCGAGTACGATGGACGGC of the Pseudomonas vanderleydeniana genome contains:
- a CDS encoding ABC transporter ATP-binding protein — translated: MSLLEIKNLNVRFGDKNAVPVVDGLDLSVNKGEVLAIVGESGSGKSVTMMALMGLIDHPGIVTADALRFDGKDMLTLNARQRRQIVGKDLAMVFQDPMTALNPSYTVGFQIEEVLRLHLKMSGKQARKRAIELLEKVEIPGAASRMDAYPHQLSGGMSQRVAIAMAIAGEPKLLIADEPTTALDVTIQAQIMDLLINLQQEQNMGLVLITHDLAVVAETAQRVCVMYAGQAVEVGQIPGLFDIPAHPYSEALLKAIPEHSLGAARLSTLPGIVPGRYDRPQGCLLSPRCPYVQESCRQQRPSLDPKANSLARCFYPLNQEVA
- a CDS encoding ABC transporter permease subunit, translated to MSTPISSAAVDQSLLYPSPYKEFWQAFARNKGAVAGLLFMLLVVFCAIFAPWVSPHDPSEQFRDFLLTPPSWLEGGQAQFLLGTDELGRDLLSRLIQGSRLSLLIGLSSVVMSLIPGILMGLLAGFFPRVLGPTIMRLMDIMLALPSLLLAVAIVAILGPGLINTVIAIAIVSLPSYVRLTRAAVMGELNRDYVTAARLAGAGLPRLMFITVLPNCMAPLIVQATLSFSSAILDAAALGFLGLGVQPPTPEWGTMLASARDYIERAWWVVSLPGLTILLSVLAINLMGDGLRDALDPKLKNAA